One genomic region from Arthrobacter sp. YN encodes:
- a CDS encoding GNAT family N-acetyltransferase: MEPLPRVRRLQPSDWRLLREVRLEMLKDTPMAYVESVEAARRQTETQWQERAAAMSGNSSLTLVADAGQDGSSFCGLMRVVVKDPQSTEKPLQAMLLSVYVAPGHRGLGLADELLSEACKAASEELAAGSIQLGVHEDNSRALAFYRRHGFETTGASRPYPQDTSKLELTMERRLS, encoded by the coding sequence GTGGAGCCATTGCCTAGGGTCCGCCGGCTCCAACCCAGTGATTGGCGCTTGCTGCGTGAGGTCCGGCTGGAGATGCTCAAAGACACACCTATGGCTTACGTGGAGAGCGTGGAGGCAGCTCGCCGGCAGACCGAAACGCAGTGGCAGGAACGTGCGGCTGCAATGTCCGGGAACAGCAGCCTCACGTTGGTTGCCGATGCAGGCCAGGACGGCAGCTCATTCTGCGGATTGATGCGTGTGGTGGTCAAGGACCCCCAGAGCACGGAGAAGCCGCTGCAGGCCATGCTGCTCAGCGTCTATGTGGCCCCCGGGCATCGAGGGCTCGGACTGGCCGACGAACTCCTCAGTGAGGCATGCAAAGCCGCCTCGGAAGAACTCGCTGCCGGGAGCATCCAGCTCGGGGTGCATGAGGACAACTCAAGGGCACTGGCGTTCTACCGGCGTCACGGTTTCGAGACCACAGGTGCCAGCAGGCCTTATCCGCAGGACACTTCCAAGCTTGAGCTCACCATGGAGCGCCGGCTGTCATAG
- a CDS encoding LacI family DNA-binding transcriptional regulator, with the protein MTGIKDVAERAGLSVATVSRALSGKGNVSPTSRERARAAASELGFVLSYHASSLASGRTHNVGLVVPSVHRWFFSAVIEGASAALLEAGYDLTLYNIGENPEHRHSVFNDFLLRKRVDAVIAVSLELSEAEIQQLHAMHRPIVGIGGPLPGASTIRIDDSAIARKATNHLLGLGHTKIAHITGNEAYDQDFHLPGTRRSGFEEAMNDAGCPVRPEWIVSADFTIEGAYAAARQLLASAPDRPTAVFAASDEMAIGTILAARDFGLRIPDDLSVMGIDGHDLGNVLGLTTIDQDAKGQGALAVRTLLGAITKGLVLEPADTEHPTQLVVRSSTAVPKAGTF; encoded by the coding sequence ATGACGGGCATCAAGGACGTGGCCGAGCGAGCAGGGCTGTCCGTTGCCACCGTGTCACGGGCGCTCAGCGGCAAAGGCAATGTATCGCCTACCAGCCGGGAGCGTGCCCGCGCCGCAGCATCAGAGCTGGGCTTCGTGCTGTCCTACCACGCCTCCAGCCTGGCCTCCGGGCGCACGCACAACGTTGGCTTGGTGGTGCCCTCGGTCCACCGCTGGTTCTTCTCAGCGGTGATCGAGGGCGCATCGGCCGCGCTGCTCGAAGCGGGGTACGACCTCACCCTGTACAACATCGGGGAAAACCCCGAGCACCGGCACAGCGTCTTCAACGACTTCCTGCTGCGCAAGCGGGTGGACGCGGTGATAGCGGTATCGCTGGAGCTGAGCGAAGCCGAAATCCAGCAACTCCACGCCATGCATCGCCCGATCGTCGGTATTGGCGGGCCCTTACCCGGAGCATCAACCATCAGGATCGACGACTCGGCGATCGCGCGAAAGGCCACCAACCACTTGCTCGGTCTGGGGCACACCAAGATCGCGCACATCACCGGCAATGAGGCCTACGACCAGGACTTCCATCTCCCCGGAACGCGTCGGAGCGGATTCGAAGAAGCAATGAACGACGCCGGCTGTCCCGTCAGGCCCGAATGGATCGTTTCCGCGGACTTCACCATTGAAGGCGCTTACGCTGCGGCACGGCAGCTGCTGGCCAGTGCACCGGACAGGCCAACCGCCGTCTTCGCCGCCTCCGATGAAATGGCCATCGGGACCATCCTCGCGGCCCGGGACTTCGGGCTCCGGATTCCGGATGACCTCTCTGTCATGGGGATCGACGGCCATGACTTGGGCAATGTCCTGGGCCTGACCACCATCGACCAGGACGCCAAGGGCCAAGGAGCGCTGGCCGTCCGTACACTGTTGGGCGCGATCACCAAGGGCCTCGTCCTGGAACCTGCCGATACCGAACACCCCACCCAACTGGTGGTGCGCTCCAGTACCGCGGTGCCCAAAGCCGGTACCTTCTAG
- a CDS encoding sugar ABC transporter substrate-binding protein: MKVHNTLATQTTRRVFATGAISLAATLALSACGGSASTAPSAEATKQDLKAAGAGVITMWVDAERSPALKDITEKFKSDTGIEVKLVVKDFAAVRDDFITQVPTGQGPDLIVGPHDWIGKFVQNGVIAPVELGDKAGQFQDSSIKAMTYNGAVYGVPYAIENIALLRNTSIVDSKASTLDEVVANGKKAVAEGKATFPFLVGMDPKQGDPYHLYPLQSSMGSQVFGKNADGGYDAKQLLIGDAAGVEFAKKLAAWGDAGEKIINSNITGDIAKEKFLAGESPYFLTGPWNVPDVQKKGIKFAVDELPTAGGEPAQPFIGVNGFFISAKSANALATNEFVTNYLTSESAQDSMYGAGGRPPALKASFDKAASDPVVEAFGKIGATGVPMPAIPEMSAVWADWGATELAIIKGQGDPAEAWTKMADSIKSKIGG; this comes from the coding sequence ATGAAGGTGCACAATACCCTCGCGACTCAAACAACCCGGCGTGTTTTCGCCACCGGGGCGATCTCCTTGGCCGCAACTCTGGCACTGAGCGCCTGCGGTGGAAGCGCCTCCACAGCGCCCAGTGCAGAAGCTACAAAACAGGACCTCAAGGCTGCAGGTGCCGGCGTCATCACCATGTGGGTGGACGCTGAGCGCTCCCCGGCACTGAAGGACATTACGGAGAAGTTCAAGTCGGACACCGGCATCGAGGTGAAGCTGGTGGTCAAGGACTTCGCCGCCGTTCGTGACGACTTCATCACCCAGGTACCCACCGGTCAGGGCCCGGACTTGATTGTTGGACCTCACGACTGGATTGGAAAGTTTGTCCAGAACGGTGTGATCGCGCCCGTGGAGTTGGGTGACAAGGCCGGCCAGTTCCAAGACTCTTCCATCAAAGCGATGACGTACAACGGGGCCGTCTACGGCGTTCCGTACGCCATCGAGAACATTGCCCTCCTGCGCAACACCAGCATCGTGGACAGCAAGGCGTCCACACTGGACGAGGTAGTGGCCAACGGCAAGAAGGCCGTGGCAGAAGGCAAAGCCACTTTCCCGTTCCTGGTGGGCATGGACCCGAAACAGGGCGATCCGTACCACCTGTACCCGCTGCAGTCCTCCATGGGCTCACAGGTCTTTGGCAAGAATGCCGACGGCGGTTACGACGCCAAGCAGCTCCTCATTGGTGACGCTGCCGGCGTCGAATTCGCCAAGAAGCTGGCCGCCTGGGGCGACGCCGGTGAGAAGATCATCAACTCCAACATCACGGGAGACATTGCCAAGGAGAAGTTCCTCGCCGGTGAATCCCCGTACTTCCTGACTGGACCGTGGAACGTTCCGGATGTCCAGAAGAAGGGCATCAAGTTCGCCGTCGATGAGCTGCCCACCGCAGGCGGCGAGCCGGCCCAGCCGTTCATTGGCGTCAACGGCTTCTTTATCAGTGCCAAGAGCGCCAACGCCCTGGCCACCAATGAGTTCGTCACCAACTACCTCACGTCCGAGTCGGCCCAGGACTCCATGTATGGGGCAGGCGGACGACCCCCGGCCCTCAAGGCGTCCTTCGACAAGGCAGCCAGCGATCCCGTCGTTGAAGCCTTCGGCAAGATCGGTGCTACTGGCGTTCCCATGCCCGCCATTCCAGAGATGAGTGCGGTCTGGGCTGACTGGGGAGCTACTGAGCTCGCCATCATCAAGGGCCAGGGCGATCCCGCTGAAGCCTGGACCAAGATGGCCGACAGCATCAAGTCCAAGATCGGCGGCTGA
- a CDS encoding ABC transporter permease subunit — MPKPDVRDLPATQGKPTPAEPSSSGTRPAKPLRHPDSVKGTLLKVVLLGIVDAFAVYVLMMLFLSQSWAALAVSGLVVLAINWIYLRKGGLPAKYLAPGVLFLLVFQVLVVVFSGYIAFTNYGDGHNSTKEDAISAIQLTAQKRVPDSPAYKAAVLTKGNDYYLLFTDPAGKAQIGSTEQPLAEAPDAGKDSTGKANSLPGYQTLKFQEIVANQQEILKITVPVSDDPADGTLRTADGSTAYQFKPALDYDAATDTFTDTETGTEFRDNGKGAFADSKGETLATGWKIEVGMDNFVRAFTDPSLRGPLLGVILWTFTFSIASVALTFVMGLFLATTFNREDLRGKKVYRILMILPYAFPAFLSGLVWSGILNPEFGWLNQTLLGGANIGWLTDPVLAKISVLVVNVWLGFPYMFLVCTGALQSLPSEIDEAARMDGASAWRVFRSIKLPLLLVSVAPLLISSFAFNFNNFNVIYMLTGGGPRFADTDRDIGSTDILITLVYKVAFGQGTGRDYGLASALAIIIFIIVATISAISFKQTKALEDVN; from the coding sequence ATGCCAAAACCAGATGTCCGCGACCTGCCCGCCACCCAAGGCAAGCCGACGCCGGCTGAGCCTTCCAGCAGCGGCACCCGCCCAGCCAAACCCCTACGCCACCCGGACTCCGTCAAGGGCACCCTCCTGAAGGTGGTCCTCCTGGGAATTGTTGACGCCTTCGCGGTGTACGTCCTGATGATGCTTTTCCTCAGCCAGTCGTGGGCGGCGCTGGCAGTATCGGGGCTGGTGGTCCTGGCCATCAACTGGATCTATCTCCGCAAGGGAGGGCTGCCTGCCAAATATCTGGCACCCGGGGTGCTGTTCCTCTTGGTCTTCCAGGTCCTGGTGGTGGTGTTCAGCGGTTACATCGCCTTCACCAACTACGGCGACGGACACAACAGCACCAAGGAAGATGCCATTTCGGCCATCCAACTGACGGCCCAGAAACGTGTCCCGGATTCCCCGGCGTACAAGGCGGCGGTCCTCACCAAGGGCAACGACTACTACCTGTTGTTCACTGATCCCGCCGGGAAGGCCCAGATCGGCAGCACCGAACAGCCGCTGGCCGAGGCCCCGGATGCCGGCAAAGACTCCACCGGCAAGGCCAACTCCCTGCCGGGCTACCAGACGCTGAAATTCCAGGAGATCGTGGCCAACCAGCAGGAGATCCTGAAGATTACGGTCCCGGTTTCGGACGATCCCGCCGATGGAACCTTGCGCACGGCAGATGGCAGTACCGCGTACCAGTTCAAGCCAGCGCTGGACTACGACGCGGCAACGGACACCTTCACCGACACCGAAACCGGTACGGAATTCCGGGACAACGGCAAGGGAGCCTTCGCCGATTCCAAGGGCGAGACGCTGGCCACGGGCTGGAAGATCGAGGTCGGCATGGACAACTTCGTCCGGGCTTTCACGGACCCCAGCCTCCGTGGACCGCTCCTGGGCGTGATCCTCTGGACCTTCACGTTCTCCATAGCGTCCGTGGCGTTGACGTTCGTGATGGGCCTCTTCCTGGCCACGACCTTCAATCGGGAGGACCTCCGCGGCAAGAAGGTCTACCGGATCCTGATGATCCTGCCGTACGCATTCCCCGCATTCCTCTCCGGGTTGGTGTGGTCCGGCATCCTCAACCCCGAGTTCGGCTGGCTCAACCAGACCCTCCTGGGCGGTGCGAACATCGGGTGGCTCACAGATCCGGTGCTGGCCAAGATCAGTGTGCTGGTGGTCAATGTGTGGCTGGGGTTCCCGTACATGTTCCTGGTCTGCACGGGTGCCCTTCAGTCGCTGCCCTCCGAAATTGACGAGGCCGCGCGCATGGATGGTGCCTCTGCCTGGCGGGTGTTCCGATCCATCAAGCTGCCGTTGCTGCTGGTGTCCGTAGCGCCCCTGCTGATCTCGTCCTTCGCCTTCAACTTCAACAACTTCAACGTCATCTACATGCTGACGGGCGGTGGACCGCGATTCGCGGACACGGACCGGGACATCGGATCTACCGACATCCTGATCACGCTGGTCTACAAAGTGGCGTTCGGTCAAGGAACCGGGCGGGACTATGGCCTGGCCAGCGCACTCGCGATCATCATCTTCATCATCGTGGCCACCATCTCGGCCATCAGCTTCAAGCAGACCAAAGCACTCGAGGACGTCAACTGA
- a CDS encoding sugar ABC transporter permease: protein MSVRTLTDIKETAVDGGTSPLTPTRRPFGVWFKDKGWRHLVGIVTTVFAVFPLLYVLSAALDSNGTLVGSNGLFTRFDTGNFVALFSDPTRPFGRWFVNTLVVGTVTSAATVFLGAMAAYAFSRMRFKGRRMGLLTLLLLQMFPQLLAVVAIFLLLSGISQVIPALGLGSQLGLIMVYLGGALGVNTYLMYGFFNTVPQSLDEAAKIDGASHVQIFFGIILRLVTPILAVVGLLAFIGISSEFVIASVVLTDPDSQTLAVGLYSYVAQQRSENWGVFAAGAVIAAIPVMALFLFLQKYIVSGLTAGSVKG, encoded by the coding sequence ATGAGCGTACGCACACTCACCGACATCAAAGAAACAGCGGTCGACGGCGGCACCTCGCCGTTGACCCCCACACGCCGTCCGTTCGGGGTCTGGTTCAAAGACAAAGGCTGGCGGCATCTGGTGGGCATCGTCACCACCGTCTTCGCCGTGTTCCCGCTCCTCTATGTGCTGTCCGCGGCCCTGGATTCCAACGGCACCCTGGTAGGTTCCAACGGGCTGTTCACCAGATTCGATACCGGTAACTTCGTGGCTCTCTTCAGCGACCCCACCAGGCCGTTCGGACGGTGGTTCGTGAACACCTTGGTTGTTGGCACCGTCACCTCCGCCGCTACCGTTTTCCTCGGTGCCATGGCCGCCTACGCGTTCTCCCGCATGCGCTTCAAGGGCCGCCGGATGGGACTGTTGACCCTGCTCCTGCTGCAGATGTTCCCGCAACTGCTGGCCGTCGTCGCGATCTTCCTTCTCCTGAGCGGCATCTCCCAAGTGATCCCCGCGCTGGGACTGGGCAGCCAACTGGGCCTGATCATGGTGTACCTCGGCGGTGCGCTGGGGGTGAACACCTACCTGATGTACGGGTTCTTCAACACGGTCCCGCAGTCCTTGGACGAAGCGGCCAAGATCGACGGCGCCAGCCATGTGCAGATCTTCTTCGGCATCATCCTGCGCCTGGTGACTCCCATCCTCGCGGTAGTGGGACTGCTGGCGTTTATCGGTATCTCCAGCGAATTCGTGATCGCCAGCGTGGTGCTGACCGATCCGGACAGCCAGACGCTCGCCGTCGGACTTTACTCCTATGTGGCGCAGCAGCGTTCCGAGAACTGGGGCGTCTTCGCCGCCGGCGCCGTGATCGCCGCGATCCCGGTCATGGCACTGTTCCTCTTCCTGCAGAAGTACATCGTCAGCGGCCTCACCGCCGGCTCAGTGAAAGGCTGA
- a CDS encoding glycoside hydrolase family 13 protein produces the protein MPIALPHHDGSGLYSPGSVSLGDTVRLRVRVPQGWGPASKVWVRSVQDGEPRYDAAIRLGTAEGWDWWEAAMQVANPVAKYRFLLEVSAPHDDDAPVGAAGTVGRRYWNLNAQGLFSRDVSDAADFRLTAFTPAPEWLRKSTMYQVFPDRFARSGYAEGHPVPEWAIECSWDTPVAGTGPAASTQFYGGDLPGITGKLDYLQVLGVDVLYLTPFFPAHSNHRYDASTFDSVDPLLGGDQALVDLVEAAHSRGIRVVGDLTANHSGDTHEWFIKALADPGSEEAGYYYFSADHSRYEAWWGVPSMPKFNWSSEALRRRFVTDDDSVVARWLKPPFNLDGWRIDVGNMTGRLGSVDLNHNVARLIADRVREINPNAALLAESTSDAAPDFTGEHWQGAMTYSNLTRPLWSWLAKDAPTVNFFGSPQSGPNRISAEDFLATHQDLASGFSWGVRQNTMNALNTHDTARASTVMIECGPEVGAVLTFCLPGVPVMFAGDEFGFEGYNGEDSRTPMPWRALEAGSVNGGTDLRPHYARLARLRGEQPALTEGGVRWIHAEGDALVFVRETAQSSVLVFIARGAAEATLDGTVLSVPQLEALLAEPLHRTGAVTSAAAGPSGVERVRLCTNGVSAGIWALPGTTVPSW, from the coding sequence ATGCCCATCGCCCTTCCCCACCACGACGGCTCCGGACTCTACTCACCCGGTTCCGTGTCCCTTGGCGATACCGTCCGGCTGCGCGTCCGCGTCCCGCAGGGGTGGGGTCCGGCGTCGAAGGTGTGGGTCCGTTCCGTCCAGGACGGCGAGCCCCGCTACGACGCCGCCATCCGGCTGGGCACAGCCGAAGGCTGGGACTGGTGGGAGGCAGCAATGCAGGTGGCCAACCCGGTGGCGAAGTACCGCTTCCTGCTGGAGGTCTCCGCACCGCACGACGACGATGCTCCCGTTGGAGCCGCAGGTACGGTGGGGCGGCGGTACTGGAACCTCAACGCGCAAGGGCTGTTTAGCAGGGATGTTTCAGATGCTGCTGACTTCCGGCTCACCGCGTTCACGCCCGCGCCGGAGTGGCTCCGCAAAAGCACCATGTACCAGGTGTTTCCGGACCGCTTCGCGCGGTCCGGGTACGCGGAGGGCCACCCGGTTCCGGAATGGGCCATCGAGTGTTCCTGGGACACTCCGGTGGCGGGTACAGGGCCGGCGGCCTCAACCCAGTTTTACGGTGGTGACCTCCCGGGGATCACCGGCAAACTGGACTACTTGCAGGTCCTGGGTGTCGATGTGCTGTATTTGACTCCGTTCTTCCCTGCCCACTCAAACCACCGCTATGACGCTTCCACCTTTGATTCCGTGGATCCACTCCTGGGCGGGGACCAGGCGTTGGTGGATTTGGTGGAAGCGGCCCATTCCCGGGGCATCAGGGTGGTGGGGGACCTCACGGCCAACCATTCCGGCGATACACACGAATGGTTCATCAAGGCGCTCGCCGACCCCGGCTCAGAGGAAGCCGGCTACTACTACTTCAGCGCGGACCATTCACGCTACGAGGCGTGGTGGGGCGTGCCATCGATGCCCAAATTCAACTGGTCTTCAGAGGCCCTCCGCCGTCGCTTCGTGACGGATGACGATTCCGTGGTGGCACGTTGGCTCAAGCCACCGTTCAACCTGGACGGTTGGAGGATCGACGTCGGCAATATGACCGGACGCCTCGGATCGGTTGATCTCAACCACAACGTAGCCCGGCTCATCGCGGACCGGGTTCGTGAGATCAACCCGAACGCGGCCCTGCTGGCCGAATCCACGTCCGACGCCGCCCCCGATTTCACTGGCGAGCACTGGCAAGGCGCCATGACGTACTCCAACCTCACCCGCCCGCTGTGGTCCTGGCTCGCCAAGGACGCTCCCACTGTGAACTTCTTTGGCTCGCCGCAGTCAGGACCCAACAGGATCTCCGCAGAGGACTTCCTCGCGACGCATCAGGACCTTGCCTCGGGATTTAGCTGGGGTGTGCGACAAAACACCATGAACGCCCTCAACACCCACGACACTGCCCGGGCCTCCACCGTCATGATCGAATGCGGCCCGGAAGTGGGAGCTGTGCTCACCTTTTGCCTGCCCGGAGTTCCGGTAATGTTTGCCGGCGACGAATTCGGCTTCGAAGGATACAACGGCGAGGACTCCCGGACGCCGATGCCCTGGCGGGCGCTGGAGGCAGGGTCCGTCAACGGCGGCACTGACCTGCGCCCCCACTATGCGCGACTTGCCCGGCTCCGGGGTGAGCAGCCAGCCCTCACTGAAGGTGGGGTCCGGTGGATCCACGCCGAGGGCGATGCCCTGGTCTTTGTCCGGGAAACCGCGCAGTCCTCCGTGCTGGTGTTCATTGCCAGGGGAGCTGCCGAGGCGACGCTTGACGGCACTGTTCTCTCCGTACCGCAGCTCGAAGCGTTGCTTGCCGAACCACTTCACCGCACCGGAGCGGTGACGTCCGCAGCCGCCGGGCCATCCGGCGTCGAGCGCGTCCGCCTGTGCACGAACGGAGTCTCCGCCGGCATCTGGGCTCTCCCGGGCACTACGGTTCCATCCTGGTAG
- a CDS encoding FAD-binding oxidoreductase yields MVGTSEESIRNRSGNGEALLPPGGHQAFLQELKAGLDAGQVTQDHEALTVYSVDQGPLLERHLPLAVVWAESVEDVQHIVRTCAAHQVPIVARGAGTGVSGGAHATQGCIVLGLERMNRILDLNPDDETAVVEPGVINADLNAAAAEHGLMYAPDPASYKMSTIGGNVATNAGGLRCAKYGVTRDSVLALDVVMADGSLMHTGHQTFKGVAGYDLTALLVGSEGTLGIVVGVTVRLKYLPREVHTIAAFYQDFRSAAAGVLAVGKARVQPAIMELLDNGTLVQLDEMHGGDLQTRGKSLLLIQTDGFGAAAEADVVRQVLAAGGATVTTEASEEAEMLVELRRNSRGAEVDDEFRVGEDIAVPRSRLVDFVAEVEAMAARFSVMLKVVAHAGDGNLHPTFWMERVDPVTDAAALERLNAALDESIRIGLEMGGTITGEHGVGQYKLRWLGLEQPEPLRELQRRIKELFDPQGILNPGKAI; encoded by the coding sequence ATGGTTGGCACATCAGAGGAAAGCATCAGGAACCGCAGCGGAAACGGAGAAGCCTTGCTGCCACCCGGCGGGCACCAGGCTTTCCTGCAGGAGTTAAAGGCGGGGCTGGATGCCGGCCAAGTGACGCAGGACCACGAGGCACTTACTGTCTATTCCGTTGATCAGGGTCCCCTGCTGGAACGGCACCTGCCACTGGCCGTCGTCTGGGCCGAATCCGTGGAAGATGTGCAACACATTGTCCGCACCTGCGCAGCGCATCAGGTGCCGATCGTCGCCCGGGGTGCGGGTACCGGCGTTTCCGGCGGAGCTCACGCCACGCAGGGCTGCATCGTGCTGGGCCTTGAACGGATGAACCGCATCCTGGACCTCAACCCCGACGACGAGACCGCCGTCGTCGAACCCGGTGTCATCAACGCCGACCTCAACGCTGCAGCCGCCGAACACGGCCTCATGTACGCCCCCGACCCTGCCAGCTACAAAATGTCCACCATCGGCGGCAACGTGGCCACCAATGCCGGGGGACTGCGATGCGCTAAATACGGGGTGACACGGGATTCCGTGCTGGCCCTGGACGTCGTGATGGCTGATGGCTCGTTGATGCACACAGGACACCAGACCTTTAAGGGAGTTGCTGGCTACGACCTCACAGCGCTGCTGGTGGGCTCCGAAGGGACACTCGGAATCGTGGTGGGCGTGACTGTCCGCCTGAAGTACCTGCCGCGAGAGGTCCACACCATTGCTGCGTTCTACCAGGACTTCCGCAGTGCGGCCGCCGGAGTGCTCGCCGTAGGCAAGGCCCGGGTCCAGCCGGCCATCATGGAACTGCTGGATAACGGAACCCTGGTGCAGTTGGATGAAATGCATGGAGGTGACCTCCAGACCCGTGGCAAGTCGCTGCTCCTGATCCAGACCGATGGTTTCGGCGCAGCTGCGGAAGCGGACGTGGTGCGGCAGGTGCTGGCCGCTGGCGGCGCAACGGTGACCACCGAGGCCAGCGAGGAAGCGGAGATGCTGGTGGAATTGCGCCGCAACAGCAGGGGCGCTGAAGTGGATGACGAATTCAGGGTTGGCGAGGACATTGCCGTGCCACGATCGCGGTTGGTGGACTTCGTGGCCGAGGTCGAGGCCATGGCGGCCCGCTTCAGCGTGATGCTTAAGGTTGTGGCGCACGCAGGAGACGGCAATCTGCACCCGACGTTCTGGATGGAACGTGTGGACCCTGTTACTGATGCGGCTGCTTTGGAGCGGCTCAACGCGGCGTTGGATGAATCCATCCGGATAGGTCTTGAGATGGGTGGCACCATCACCGGCGAGCACGGCGTAGGCCAATACAAGTTGCGCTGGCTGGGCCTGGAACAACCGGAGCCTCTGCGGGAGTTGCAGCGGCGGATCAAGGAGCTGTTCGATCCCCAGGGAATCCTGAATCCGGGGAAGGCAATCTAG
- a CDS encoding MFS transporter, which translates to MREKRQAGAGLGPRLTTGLVLLALVMVSINLRPAITTVAGVMNQMPGVFGLDPSLLPLLGTLPVLAFGVSGPIGPWLARRWGTGRAVAGALVVLAAALIVRATVPALLLPGTFLAGMAIMTASVLVPQIVKANRGTGWWTGLCTMGFGLGAALGAGLVQPLQHLLGGSLPWALAVWAVPALVGAILIYRSGGTPREGAGRATDGDASSSAGTSVPVHGRPATPLRKQRTAWAVTAFFGLQAMLYFAITSWLAVFLVSRGLAPAESAALLAWFSLAGLPASLLAPVLAVRPGILKILAPGLGLSVALALLGVLAAPAGLQFLMVGILGVVQSAGFGLAMALVVIRSAGPQSAGRLSAMSQGFGFALASLGPLGAGLLHTLTGGWEVTFWVLAAEAVVLAGAGFLAIRGPLVSVEQAPVTAEPGSQPTLV; encoded by the coding sequence GTGCGCGAGAAGCGGCAGGCTGGTGCTGGACTGGGTCCGAGGCTTACAACGGGGTTGGTGTTGCTTGCGCTCGTCATGGTTTCCATCAATCTTCGGCCGGCCATTACTACCGTTGCCGGGGTGATGAACCAGATGCCGGGGGTGTTTGGTCTGGATCCTTCGCTTCTTCCGTTGCTGGGGACTTTGCCTGTGTTGGCATTTGGGGTTTCGGGTCCGATCGGTCCTTGGCTGGCCCGACGATGGGGGACCGGGCGGGCTGTGGCTGGTGCTTTGGTGGTCCTGGCTGCTGCGCTGATTGTCCGGGCGACGGTGCCTGCACTTTTGCTGCCAGGCACGTTCCTGGCCGGCATGGCGATCATGACCGCCAGTGTGCTGGTGCCTCAGATCGTCAAGGCAAACCGCGGCACGGGTTGGTGGACTGGGCTGTGCACCATGGGATTCGGTTTGGGCGCTGCGCTCGGCGCCGGGTTGGTCCAGCCGTTGCAACACCTCTTGGGCGGCAGCCTGCCCTGGGCCTTGGCCGTGTGGGCGGTGCCGGCACTAGTGGGCGCCATCCTCATTTACCGATCCGGAGGTACCCCCCGGGAAGGTGCCGGTCGGGCGACAGATGGCGACGCGTCGTCGTCGGCCGGCACCAGCGTGCCCGTCCACGGGAGGCCAGCTACTCCGCTCAGGAAGCAGCGCACTGCGTGGGCAGTGACCGCGTTCTTCGGCCTGCAAGCGATGCTCTACTTCGCCATCACGTCGTGGCTGGCAGTGTTTTTGGTATCGCGGGGGCTAGCACCAGCAGAATCGGCCGCCCTCCTGGCGTGGTTCAGCCTGGCGGGACTTCCGGCTAGCCTGCTGGCCCCCGTACTCGCCGTCCGTCCGGGCATCCTGAAAATCCTAGCACCGGGGCTTGGCTTGTCGGTGGCGCTCGCGCTCCTGGGTGTGCTCGCGGCCCCGGCCGGGCTGCAGTTCCTGATGGTCGGCATTCTGGGCGTGGTGCAAAGTGCCGGATTCGGACTCGCCATGGCACTGGTAGTGATCCGTTCGGCCGGACCCCAATCGGCCGGACGACTCTCCGCCATGAGCCAGGGGTTCGGATTCGCACTGGCTTCCCTCGGCCCGCTGGGGGCAGGGTTGCTGCACACCCTGACCGGTGGCTGGGAAGTGACGTTCTGGGTCCTCGCCGCCGAAGCCGTGGTGCTCGCAGGCGCAGGCTTCTTGGCGATCCGCGGCCCCTTGGTAAGTGTGGAGCAGGCACCGGTGACAGCTGAGCCAGGCTCCCAACCAACCCTCGTTTGA
- a CDS encoding pyridoxamine 5'-phosphate oxidase family protein, whose product MTNSPAGTDQPSTPATEVLETNECWELLRGVSVGRLAVVVDDHPDIFPVNYKVDHGTMVFRTGEGTKLHAALGDAPVAIEADGVNAETGVAWSVVVKGQATAVKLTEDVLDTIGLLLFPWEAGQKDQFIRITPTTVTGRRFKVTPAVTWWGPLDDAPTARGE is encoded by the coding sequence ATGACGAACTCACCAGCAGGGACCGATCAGCCAAGCACTCCAGCCACCGAAGTCCTGGAAACCAACGAGTGCTGGGAGCTCCTCAGGGGTGTTTCCGTGGGCCGGCTCGCGGTGGTGGTGGACGATCATCCCGACATTTTCCCCGTGAACTACAAAGTGGACCACGGAACCATGGTGTTCCGGACGGGTGAAGGCACCAAGCTTCATGCAGCTTTGGGCGACGCTCCGGTGGCGATCGAAGCCGACGGCGTCAATGCCGAAACCGGGGTGGCGTGGAGCGTGGTGGTCAAAGGCCAGGCAACTGCCGTGAAGCTCACCGAGGATGTCCTGGATACCATCGGACTCCTGCTGTTCCCCTGGGAGGCGGGGCAGAAGGACCAGTTCATCCGCATCACCCCCACTACAGTGACGGGCCGCCGCTTCAAAGTCACTCCAGCTGTGACGTGGTGGGGGCCATTGGATGATGCACCCACGGCACGCGGCGAGTAG